TggttttcaatttcttcattaAGTTTAGAAATTATACGCTGCATGCATTagatatttgattttctttcctgTCAATTTGACCCAATTCAATCACAAGTCATCAAGCAAACCAGTTATTTGGTCCAAGAAGCAAACTTTGCCTTAAATCTATTGGAAATAAGAGAAGGACTAGTGACAATTCATAATTAACACAGCCTAATTACCATTTACCAAGAGGAATTTCTTTTCTGACCAATCTGCTTCCTAATGTAATAGGATAATCTGAGAAAATACATAAGATGCATAAACAAAAGGCATACCTCCACTCTTGCATCTCAAAAAACAAACCACGTGCTTGATCTGTCCGATTATGCCTAGCATGTAATCTGATCATCATATTATAAATATCATTCCGAGGACAATagttcttttgatttttcatccaCTGGAAAACTTGAATGCTATGTTCAATAGAACCCCTCTGTTATCTCCTATAACAAGCAAAAAACAATACTTTTCAATATCTTGTGTAAGCGCCATGCAGAAATGTATTGATATTCacaccaatttttattattattatttttcaattagtAAGTTGCATATGCACCCAATAGTTCTTTAACCCTCACCCTCTTTCCGTTATTATGGGAAGAGAGAGTGCCATTTTGAGGTAGAGGCCAAGTTTTTCATTTTACCCCAAGTACAATACTTTTTTGCCTACAACGTCTACAACAACACCAAGCCTTTAGGGtcagctatggatcctcaacaaacTAATTAGGCCAGCCCCACGTTTTATGGGACGCGATAACTTGTATTTACAATAGATTCAATCATAATAAAGTTACTAAATTTTATGCTGGCCATCAACCTACCAAAACCCTTCTCCTTTTTTCAGGTGTGGGACTGActctaaacaaaatatatgacaCTGAGCATAGGCACGGGCAGAGTTTTGCCTTAACTCCCATAATCAAAATGACACTATTTCAATCAACTATTAATCATCAGTTGGtatttcaattatatttcaCATTTGTTGGCACATCATGAGCATAGAAATccatttcacaaaaaaaaacccacctcAAAATCTCCAAATCTAATTCAATTAGCGTATTCAACTGAGCTAATTAGCAAtgcaaaattaacaaaattgggcaaaaataaataactctAGCAGATTCATTCATAATAAAGCTACTAAATTTAAGTTGGCACAGCATGAGCATAGAAATCCGTTTCACATAAAACCCACCTCAAATTTATCAAATTGAACCAATTTTGGTATCCAACTAAGCAAATTAGCAATACAAAATGAAGTAAAAACTTGATTGTTTCGAATACCCTGATAGGAAGTGGGAAATTCTTTCTGGCAAAGCGGCCAATCCAGCGATTCAACACGCCCTCAATGTCGTCATGAGGGCGGAGTCTGAGGATTTCATGGACCACTTCCGACAAAGTCCAGTCCCTCTGGAAGCGGTTGGCCTCGACTCGGAGGCGGTAGCGTCTTTGAATATCGGCTTTCCTGAGGCCGGTGAGGTGCGGGGAGACTTCGTGCTTGCCCTCGTCATAGTCCACGCTCACTTGCTTGTTTTCTTCGAAGGAGGAGTTGTTCTTGCAGAGGATATTGGTTTTGGGTCGAGTTGGactgagtttgagtttaaggtTAAGGTTAAGGTTAAGGTTCAAGGTTATGGTGTTGGTATTGGTGTCCATTGCTCATTTGCTGAAGAGATAGTGCGTGTGTTTAGTGAAGTGGATAATCCCATGCGCGCCTTGCGTTGTTGTCTTGTGGAATTCAGCCATCGTCGCCCCTACATCCCATCCCATGGTTCAATGGCCACTggggctcttttttttttggcgagTCCATGGGTACTATCAGTGCACAGTAAAACATGTCACTTGGTTTACACTTGGTTCGAACTTCGAAGTGACGAGCAGGGCTCGCTTCTTAATTATGACCGATAACAATTTTGAAAGCTCAATTAGTGTAAAAGCAcctctatttatttatatttttaattttaaattatgactTTAATTTAACTAAGTGTGAAACAAGggtaaaaaatgtgtaataaactaaaataatactCTAATGTATACGCAAGTACAATAAGTAAAAAATGTAAAgtttaaagagtagggaagagagatgcaaatacaagataacaccgaaacatattatcaaaaaagaaactGAAGTACTAGGTGAAAAACCTTTTCGTGGCTTTTCAAAccgaaatcgatccactagtgaataagttggagtacacgaatatcAAAAAGACTATCCAAGTCTAATTTACtaaatgtacttgagccctaaGCTCTAGCCACCAATGAACTTTTcagagtcttgtcttcactagttatccAGATCTCACAATTCCGCTAGATTGCATCAGCCACTCAAtgacttcttccaatgctttccATAGGCACCAAAACTTTTCTCAATATTCAGAATAGGTTAGGCAAGTGTTTGAGCTAAAAACTTCTCAAGGATGTGTAGATGGAGAGGTATGAGTAAATGGAAACTTTAGAGCAATGATGTAGAGAATTGTTGGtaaacaatctctaactcttaaGTGTTTAGCTAGggatttctctctcaaaatttttttgaataactcctttttttttttttattttttttttttataacatttccTGGGTAATGAGGGTTCGAATAGTGTTAGTAAAGGTATGAAACAAGGCACACTCAGAATAATCAAGCAGAGAGTTTCGTGGGTCACTCGCGACTTGGCCTGAGTTGCGAATGACTTGCGAAATCCAGCTTGTCaaagactcttcaaattccaatatgtgcttctcacatgacCTATTTTGCGGGTTGGCACTCGTGAGCTAGTCGCAAGCTAGTTGTGAAATTCTCATCTTCACAGAATTTTCACCGAACTCTTACACACAACACTTACATTAAATCTCACAAAAATATAGGGAAATGATTGAAtagaattacaatcaaatttgacatggaattaaagctaatataaaacatagttgtaaattacaactttacaaacttaatacctataatttgttataaaaaatgtaatgaaaaatattgtagacgtaaCACTTCTCAAGAAACTAGACTAGCAGCACGCAATATAGTTTTTAGCTTTAATTcttaagctcttttttttttttttggtgaagtcACTTTAATTCATAATCCTAAATCATGGATTTGTCATAACTATGACTCTATGAGAAGTTCACAAATATAtgagatcatatatatatatatatatatatatatatcaaattatatatataattttaataaatactaAAGATTTTTAACCCTAATTAGCATAAGATcaacatttattatttcttcTAAAAGGATACAATTTCATAtctctaatttattaaattaaaaaataaaaaagaaagtttttattaaattttttttacttatatatatctaAGATATATTATCATGGTATAAGATTAATtattagaggaaaaaaatagtgtattaataatatataaaattttccatttttatcaaatacattaaatacattttgaataaatgagttattaatattataagaGCAATTAGAGGAAACAAAAATGAAGCATTAATTATCTAAATAAATgatttacatgtttttagtaaaaatctAGGGAGGCtatcatttaaatttatatctatAGATAATTTCTTTTACCAAATTATCATCTGCTGACTACCACGCTGCCACCATTGCTTGTTTTCTTCGAAGGTGGAGTTGTTCTTGCAGatgattttggttttgggtCGAGTTGGACTGAGTTTGAGTTGAAGGTTAAGGTTCAAGGTTATGGTGTTGGTATTGGTTCCCATTGCTCATTTGCCGAAGagaagcagagagagagagagagagtgtgtcaCTGTGTTAGTGAAGTGGATAATAGGTGGGATAGGATTTATCAAATAGATTCTGAACtgaaattttattgatgagTTTTTGaactgaaattttattttacatattacATGCATATTTAaagactccaaaaaaaaaaaaaaactaattattttaagtaaaattatttCTAAACATATCCTAAATTATACAAAACCGTAACagtaataacaaaaataaattaggcTCATAATGTGGAAGACGGACTCTGGCCTTAGCTTAGTGGCCCGCTTAtaatcaaaattagtttttatgATGGGGTTAATATAATTTGCAATGGGAGATTTGAACAAGAAGAAGACTATTCTATACTTTGCAAAAATATGCTTTGAACTTTATTAACATGATCTTTTTTGTTACATTATTCACTATGTGTTTCACTCTTCTCTTTTGTTTCACTAGTCAGATTTTTTCTAAGATCCTCCCTTTGTCTGTCTTAATTCTTTTTATAATctcccttctctttcttcttcatccttATCTTCAACTTGGTTCtccttattttcttctccaacATGTGCTATAGTAGGTGTTGTCCTAGCATGGTTGGGCaactttctcttctttttttgaggttaCGATGAACAAAAGACTTTTGAggctttttgttttattatgatAAGTTATTTGTTGCATTAAATGCGATTGTGTCAGGTGGGTTGTTGTAGATTTATCAGGAAGATTTAGAGGACATTCTCAGATATTTTGTGTGTACTTCGGTGGAAAGCCTTTGGTAGTTTGGAACATGAATTTGTGTGGATAGTATAGTCAACAGGCCTTCACCTTGAATGGTACAAGTGATCTACTCGTACTCGGACAAAAGGTGATGGATCCTGTTAGGTTAGTTTTCGAGGTTCGAGATCTTTGGGGCATTTCTAATGGctttttctctcacatttttCCTGTGTTCCGGGACATGTGCCTCCATAGTTGGGCCCCTTATCTCGAAATGATAAGTTATGCGTCTGTTTTGATCTAAGGCCCAATGCATTCGTGGGTTTTAAGTGCTACTTCCCTACACATAACATTGATTGTTGTGCTTGGATCACAAGCACCTCACAAATGGACAAAGTTATGCATAAGAGCAAACGGTTTTCTTATAAGGAAACCAACCTCCAAAAAGCTACAGCTTAGCACCTACATGCTCAGCGTGTGAATTGTCCATAGTGTGGGCTTTGATATCAATTGTTATGAGCAcaaatttttcttcttgttaaCTACTTTGAGGAAAACAAGACCTTCTAGTTCGATGATGAAATGTACTACCTCAAGGGAATCCATACCTCCAATGCGAAACTTCTcccaatatcaatattttttagcATGTTTTGTTATTCATCATCAAGCCATAGAAATAGATGGCTTTGCAAGAAAATTATCAcatttaaattcaattgaaacCCAATCTTTATTTACTGCAAGTAGATAAGATTTATTTAAAGACTAATCTAATAATTTATCCAAACTTTATCTATTTACTCACCtcttaataacaaaaatacaattttaaatgataaaaagacATAAGAAATAACTTCCTATTAATGTAAACAATTCCACTCATATGTACTCCAATGGATAAATTAGATGTAAGGACCTTCCTAGTGGCGTAGCCACTTGAAGACCGAGGGGGGCCTaggccccccaaaatttttcaaaaaaaaatatatttttttgaaaatatcctaaataatttgaaaatttttaaaaaactttattattttagccCCCCACACCGGATAATATACCTATATATTTAAGAgagtttaaataaaatacaatctaTAAACACATATGTCAACaaaatacaataattaaacactcaacatctttaaaataaacatataggtattttaacaattaccttcacaaaaaaggaaaaaaaattataattttcatcCCAACACATTTAAGGCTTACTTGTACATAGcagtagaaaaattgaaaagtctTCAATACTTGATGACTTTAGATCTCTTAAAGAGCATAGGTTATAGTTTTGAAAAAAGATGtttaacttttatattattttatgttttggacTTTGCGCATTTCATAGTTGATTAAAGATATTAAATCGTTTTGTCAATCTTGTCTCatgattgtttaattttaattaatacacTTTTGTTTATAGCACATATTGAGTTATGAAGTATTTTACATTactattttacatttcatacacaaaaaaaaaaaaaaaaaaaattatatggcccctccaattaaaaaaattaaagtttttattaaaaaaaatttacttatatatttctAAGATATATTATCATGGTATAAGACTAAttattagaggaaaaaaaatagtgtattaataatatacgcaattttccatttttatcaAATACATTAAATACATTTTGAATTAATGAGTTATTAATATTGCAACAGCAATTAGAGGAAACAAAAATGAAGCATTAATTATCTAAATAAACGAGTTACATGGTTTTAGTAAAAATCTAGGGAGCTATCgtttatatttatatctaaAGATAAtttcttttaccaaaaatataagAGGAATGAGTTTGAAAAGTCAAGCCCTTATAGCATAATCACCAAGAGGTAACCACATTTGCTTAACATTTAGTTTTGATTCATAATCTCAATTCTAATGGTCTTTCtaaataggaaaatatataGCTTTTAAAGTAAAAGATCAAGGCAATTAATTTGTTTGATTCGAAAATCACTATAAATTAGACAAGGTTCTGTAACATTACATTCagaaaaaaagtagagaaactaatttcatcaaaaaaggTTTTAGCAATGGCTACTTTCATCAAATTTCTTTGTGTACTTTTTGTCCTCAGTTTCGTTGGCAAAGGTAAAGGATTCTATCAATGCATACAATCCTGAAAGGCATTTCTTTCGtttaaacaaaaagatgatATTATATGAAAAGGAACATTTTGTTTTATAGTATGAAGGCATAGGAACGATTCTTGTATTTTGAATGTTTTTGGATGTAAGGATTGTCAGTTTCAGTGTTCATGTTCATCTTGTTCAtgcttttgaatttgatttagTATTTCTAATTTGTTTATGTTTCTTTAATTATAGGAAATTGTCAATGCACCCTAAGCCAAGTAACCATCAAACAATCTAAAACTGGAGAAGTTGTGCAACAAAAGCCAGTGTGGAGTGTGACAATCAACAATGGCTGCCCATGTTCCCAATCAGATTTGAAATTGTCCTGCAATGGTTTTCAGACAGTAAAACCTGTTGACCCTTCGGTCTTGTCTCAGTCCGGCAATGAATGCCTTGTTAACAATGGTTTGCCAGTTCAGCCATCTTCTTCAGTTAGCTTCACCTATGCTTGGGacacttcattttcattccaGCCACTTTCTTCCCAAATCAATTGTTCTTAAGGAGGTTTCTCAAAGTGTTTGATGTTTTTGGTAGATTCATTTAAATTAGATGATTTTTCATCTAAATAAGAGCTTTATTGTTGTACTCGATTTCAATTATGTTGTCTAcgttaataataatatcatgggcagcataaaattttgattttcaaaccTTCATTTGAATTGCAATATGTAGTCCATGCTCTTTTATATAGCATTGTCTctcctttaaattttttatttcaagttGCACATGGTGTAATCAATTGTTCTTAAGGAAGTTTCCCAAAGTGCCTGATGTTTTTGgtaaattcatttaaattagAGCTTTTTTCATCTAAATAAGAGCTTTATTGTTGTACTCGATTTCAATTATGTGGTCTAcgttaataataatatcatgggcagcataaaattttgattcaGCATGTCGCTCATGCTCTTTTATATAGCATTGcctctcttttaaatttttgtgttgtaACAAATGCTTTTGCAACTTGAAAATCACTTGAATTTTAATACAATActttttcaacaaattaaatgaatattttccataaaaaaattaacttgtCTCTTTTACCCAATATGTCAAATAGGTTCAAAAAATTAACTTGGTGTGATGGTTATTTCACCTCAAACCGAAATTATTTTGTCAACTTCAGGTAAAATGTCTGATGATTGTTTGTTGTTGGGGCTGGGTGATTAAAATTGTTGATGAGGTTGATGAATTTAGGTAAAAGGGTTTTTTTGTcaatagattttaattttatttatcttttggGCTGAGGATTGTGATTTTTGGGCTGGGTGATGTTATTGTTTAAGCTGggtcttgattttcattttggaGGGGGCCGAAGTTATGCTTTCTTGGATCCAAATTGAATTaagatgtaatatatatatatatatatatatatatatatatatatatatatatatatatatatatataaatcttttttAATGTCAGAGGGGCCCGGGCCCCTTTCGGCCTATATGTGGTTCCGTCGCTGATGTAAGTACCCTTCAACATGAAGTCTGAAAATTTGCTCTGTAATATATTTAAGttgaacaaaattatttcaaaagaagaaaaaaaatgatcacgGCAATTATTTCTTTTGACTCATTCCTGCTATGAAGGCAATTATTtcatcttcctcaaaaaaagaaaatagaaaaaaaaggcaataatTTCATGTGATTcaaaaatcattataaattaaaaaaatattacgttcacaatatttttacaatattttcacaataaattataattggtaaattattgtttgttttaatttgattcCATAATTTAAATGACTTTTTTACACATATGTAACAAGCAATAACCTcctacttaggatttgttgtgaaaatattgtggatatagtgtttttcttataaattagaCAATTgtaaatgtaaaagaaaaatgttatgtccacagtattttaaaaaaaaatcataagtaaCATATTGTTACGGATTTTTATTGGTTGACAAATAGTAATTTTAGTAGTAGGCTTCTAATTATgaccaataacaacttaatgCCTATGATTTTGTGtgaaaatgtattaaaaatattgtggactaTCACTTCTCTAGAAACTAGACTAGCAGGTACAGTTTTTAGCTTTaattcttaagtttttttttttggtgaagtcGCTTTGATTCATAATCCTAAGTCACGGATTTGTCATAACTATGACTCTATGAGAAGTTCACAAATATATGAGATCAAATATGATTATTGGCGGAACTAGAAAATTTCTTCAGGGGGCCAagctaaatataataaaaataaatccagAAAataacctttaatttaaaaaaaatgcaattttcttACATATAtcgaattatatatatatataatattaataaatactAAAAGATTTTTAACTCCTAATTACCATGAGATcaacatttattatttcttctaaaaggaaaaaatttcatgtctctaattttttaaatcaaaaattaaaaaagaaagtttttttaaaaaaaatttacttatatatttctAAGATATATTATCATGGTATAAGAATAATtattagaggaaaaaaatagtgtattaatagtatataaaattgtccatttttatcaaatacattgtgaggatacttccccaattaatcggatttatccgctttggggagccagtccctcacggtttatcggctcgtccccgagtgcaggcaggattttcaccaggagcaagggctagaccttggactcacaggcttgacaccaagtcccacatcggttagagttccctcccacacatggtttataagcttctggagcgaccatgTGTGTACCACTTAatgtgaggatacttccccaattaagCTTCTAGAGTTCCCTTTTAatgtgaggatacttccccaattaatcggatttatccgctttggggagccagtccctcacggtttatcggctcgtccccgagtgtaggcaggattttcaccaggagcaagggctagaccttggactcgcaggcttgacaccaagtcccacatcggttagagttccctcccacacatggtcgctccagaagcttataaaccatgtgtgggagggaactctaaccgatgtgggacttggtgtcaagcctgcgagtccaaggtctagcccttgctcctggtgaaaatcctgcctgcactcggggacgagccgataaaccgtgagggactggctccccaaagcggataaattcgattaattggggaagtatcctcacatACATTATATGCATTTTGAATTAATgagttattaatattataagaGCAATTAGAGGAAACAAAAATGAAGCATTAATTATCTAAATAAATGAGTTATATGTTTTAAGGGAAAATTCTTAAGTAGTCCCgaagtatagtgaaatggtgttctctcctctcacattcatggtgggtcccaccatgaatttaatgagtgggtcccaccatgaatgtgagaggagggagtaggGGTGTAAATTCGGGTTaccgtgtcgggttcgtgtcgtgttgaGGTAGAGGTATTCGACTAAATGACTTAACACTAACCCgatccatttaataatcgtgtcatgatccttcaaccctaacctGACCTAttaataaggcgggttgacttgacccaacccatttaacacgcttaataaatgagtcgtgttgggttgacacgaatgtaacacaacccatttctaCCTGCATaacattaaatataacatctatctagaaataattttttttatatcccaaaagtagtgcatacactttaagtcttcaacccacattcaaaataatatagttcaacaaaaataaaacattcatctataaataagttctttacactctaaaagaagtgcatacactttaaagagagagagagagagagcaataaccAATTTGAGAGTTGacactttgagtttgagaattgggcGTGAAAATAGTAGtacaattgaaataaaaaaaatttataagaaagtttagagatttagggtttgtagggttaagagatctagggtttataaagtttcaatttccaattatatcccttgtaaatttttgtaattactctttttttttttaaatttaaaatatatgttggatataaaaggtatttgacaaatcta
This genomic stretch from Castanea sativa cultivar Marrone di Chiusa Pesio chromosome 9, ASM4071231v1 harbors:
- the LOC142609298 gene encoding uncharacterized protein At1g05835-like, whose amino-acid sequence is MATFIKFLCVLFVLSFVGKGNCQCTLSQVTIKQSKTGEVVQQKPVWSVTINNGCPCSQSDLKLSCNGFQTVKPVDPSVLSQSGNECLVNNGLPVQPSSSVSFTYAWDTSFSFQPLSSQINCS
- the LOC142611383 gene encoding pentatricopeptide repeat-containing protein At2g41720-like, with amino-acid sequence MDTNTNTITLNLNLNLNLKLKLSPTRPKTNILCKNNSSFEENKQVSVDYDEGKHEVSPHLTGLRKADIQRRYRLRVEANRFQRDWTLSEVVHEILRLRPHDDIEGVLNRWIGRFARKNFPLPIREITEGFY